Within the Hevea brasiliensis isolate MT/VB/25A 57/8 chromosome 2, ASM3005281v1, whole genome shotgun sequence genome, the region AAAATATTGCCTCTCTTCTTATCAAGAACCAAGCCTCTGACCATGTATTTCCAGTCGAATGACCACCCTAGCAACTGCAGAGACGTCTTTTTTAGTCACCATATTATCAACTCGGAGCAAGGAAACATGCATGCTGACTCAGACATACCTCTTGAGGATAACCCAGATCATACACCAACTTTCTGATTGTGCCTCCATATGCAAGGGACTCAAAGGTTTCAGGTTTATACTGTGCCAATGTGTAATCCATATCAAAGCCTACAGCTAAAATATTCCTCATATTCAGTGATCTGTTGCAGAAGATCTGTTTTCCCATTTCGATTGGACGCCCTCCTTCAGGAGACGACCATATACATGGTTCTTGAACACAATCAGTGCCAGCCATATGCTGAAACTGAGATGTCTTGTCATCCATTGTATAGCTGGCATACAACTGATTAACTCCTGAAAGATGTAAAAATTACTCAAATCGCTTAACTTCCATTGCTGACAAGACAGATTCAAAATACGCCGATGATGCAGTTATGTGCACACAACACATATGATGTCAATTACCGCCACAAATTCTGCAACTTCCTGTTGAAATCTAGAATTTTACAAAAATACaattcaattaatttctttttggtTAATTCTCTTGTATagaatgaaagaataaaaaatCTTTTTCAAAAAATAGAAATCAAGTATGATTGTGTCAGAATTCAATAGAATTAATTTTTTCTTGCAAATGATTTATTGCAAAGATCAAGACAACCTAATACTTTTGTACATATATGACTCAAAATTTCTACATATTTGAAGAAAAAAGTCAAGCGATTTCATTTCTAACAAGTGCTCATAAGTCAAACTCATCCAGACACGTACATTTAAGTGGGCTAACTCCAGTTTAAAAGGTGCATTTAAATACAATCGCAACACAGAATTACATGAACTTGTTCCATGAAGAATAATGCATGAAGTAGTGGAAAGAATCAAGTTTGAAGTGTTCTTTGATCAAGTTGAGCAATCTACATGATCCAAACTTTAGGAGAAAATGACAGATGAAATGACAGGCAAAACCGCAgcacactactcattatttcctCCCCATGTTAATAGAACCCATCCAGGAACAATGAGACCGTATTCTGGTCAAAAAACTTCAAAGAACAAAGAAAAGATTGCAATTCTTGACTAACAAGAAACCTTTACTTCTTACCTGCAAAGGACAATCAAAAGGGCGCACAGTGAAAGTGCACCACGTTATGTTCCAAGTCTAAGAATCTTTCAACATATGCTCCAAGTAACACCTAAAAATTCAATTCCTCCATTAAATAACAGTCTCCTTAGCCCCCAAAATCAAGCCCAACAGATCTAATTCCACTCAAAATCCCAAATTTTCACCCAATTAGACAGTAACAACACATTCACGAACACCCAAAACCAAGAAAATCATGCAAGATTCCACGCACTAAAGAGTAACCAAGTTAAGAAGACAGTTCGAATTAAGagtcttagaaaaaaaaaagccaGTAAACTGACCTCCGGTGTGAATTCCTCTGGTTTTTGAAACAAAGCAATTCGGTTTCCCAAGAAATCCCGAATTAAGGCTAATCCGGGAGCAGTAAGGAGACGTAATACTAAACTCTAGAGAAAAGAGAGAAAGGCTGAAGGAAACGGGCCTCTTGGTTATTCGCATCCTGGATTTATATAGGCATCTCGGAGTGGCGAGGTGATGAgaaaataaagaagaagaagaatcggATACCAGAAGATATGTGCGAATAAAAGTAGGCAATGAAGGTGTAAGCGGGGAACGAGACATCTAACAAATCCTTAACTCGGAATTTCGAAAGAAAGCATTATTCCCGTCCAGAATTGGATTATCCATAACAGGGAAATTAACAGAATTTAATTCCTAGTGCGGTTCCTTTTCATCAGCAACACAGGGATAAATAACATAAATCTTGTTTGGTTTGGCCCAGTTGTGCGCGCGCCAGAGAGATAGAAATAGAAAGAGAAGAATGTGAAGCGTTGCTGACACGTGGAGGAAAGATTAttggtggtggtgctggtggtggtgctggtggtGGACTGGCGCCTGGTGGTGTTGTTTCCGCTAGCATCTTTAACTTGCGGTGGGGAACGATGAGTTCATGGTGAAAGCGAATGGGAGTCGTACTGATCTCTTATCAAGGATAAATTATGCATTAACagtaatgaaaatttattatttattatattgtattgaaattaattatttaattttttatttttaaaattattatttaatttttatattttttaatttataaattatttaattcaattaaactaaAAATGCTAAAGGTTAatcattatatttaaaatttttaattttatatgaaataatttttaattgaatttgaaaagttaatagtaaattataatgtaatacataaaattttatttaattaataaaatagttaatttattataaagaaaatatattttatatttttaaattaaaattttatattaaaaatatttttattaattaaaatgaatatagttatattttaataaagccaaagaaatttatatatttaaatataaaatataaaaataaatctatAACTTTATAcagaataattttaaaaatatatatataattaaaaagaatATACCTCGTATAAATTATAACATCAAATCACTTTAATCGATTAAAAAGTAGTTTaatctcaaattttattttaatctcAAATGTACAAATTGCAGTATTGAAATCAAATGCAATTTTGAAATCAAACAGATTTCCTGCACATAAATtgtaattttgaaattaaatatatgtcCCAAAGGCCacattaaatgtaacacccctgattttttatatattattattgggcttcgtgtaggtatcctcaattcgcgaaattaaagtctcgaattggatcgaggttttggctaccccaccattgtcgggcatcggccgttcgaagtcggaatcggcaaaggtaaacccgaaccttgctttttcgtaattttctagtgcttaaataggattaaaaattcataaaatattcgtggtagcttagaaaattacgattctttttgcaatagcttagtaatattgctaaggaccgcggggcaaagttttataatttttagagcttgtttgggcaatttttgcaaaaatgatcaattataatgactaaattgaaatttttccatattgtgatgaatgattgatttgatgggcccaggatgggctgtgtgatgtgattgagttgtggatatatggattgtggatatagaagtgtgttttgagccctttgcagttgggtaggtcctaggtatagggagactcgatTTTCTGCATGACTTAGGGcgatttggtcttttctttatttgtattgagtcatttgtgttaaataaatgtaatgtaattgtctcTTCCTCCGCcagattgtcgtcaagtctgtgagtaaaatattatttttaattatattttctattttattatatgttctgcccatgcatcacttatatgcatatatttatgtagttaaactctaggcacgatttatgttgcattcataaaatgtgccatgagtgttgttgtggtaatttggagcgcagcgtgcgttggcgtgcgtgtgatgtggtgtggactatggataggtagtcacggcttgagttcttcgggacgttccttcgaggggtagtcacggcttgagttcttctgggacctcgatttggtttattaagcgaaagtccgcttgagttcttgTTGGATCTAAGAGAGTATAGGAtcggctcccaatatattatgattgatgctacgagtgcgtgagtgctccaaattacctttttgatgctatgatgtgaatatgatgttgatgttgcatttcacgccACAGGGTTCATTAgttacagatagttatagagattatggttaaaattgatattttactctctgagtcgaacgctcactcctgttcaaaaatttttacagccacggaggatatttttgaggttaactcgctttctctcgcaggtcgattactactgtttgtataaacttgttaaatcttagaatttccgcatgtgttagaaatgtttatttgatttgggtctgtaaactaaattattatttttggacctataaacttaaatgtgctatgcatgtttgatgtattggatgagggagctgagctcccatttattttatgttgatgagtatgtggagggtgagctgagctccccaattgactatatattgtgtttacagtcgggtgagtgaaaactcccgttggaaagtccattttatggcggactctgtcgtttgttttcttgaatttgggcccaatgggccttagaattgggtaaatgagcagttaaggcttactacaggcctcggggctttaggtcgcctgtCCTAGtcttcggcccataggttgggtcgtgacaaatgtggtatcaggcCGGACTCCTCCGATGCAGTGGGTGCGAGGACGCCCCGTTGGTGGGTTGTAACTGTGGGGACGGCGATACGACGCTGCAGTgccgtcccacatcggaaatgggagaagggaatctgggccatatatgtgggggtCAGCCTaaactggtcagcgcgcttttgggagcgaaacctcccaagggacaaatccgtgaggcccacgggccaaagcggacaatactgactgggcTGGGTTGGGTCGTTACATTAAAATATACATTAGATAATACTAGAAGAAGCTATTTGTGATTCTAATTTCATACATAAATCATCCTTTATTCATAGATTATATAAAAAGGCTAATAAATCGATCCAGCTGGAGCTCATTCGTCCGAACTTAGAATTAGACAGCTCGTCCATCCAAACTCAAAGCGAGGCAGAGTTCTCCTATCCTAGCTTAATACTAGATAGAATTCATCCATCCGATCTCAAAGATCAATATCGAGCTCTGAGTAAAGCCCAAAGAGCGTTCCGATATTAGACAATAATGGAGAGATCGGTATTATCTTTAAACTCAGACTAAACGGAGATCGTGCTACCAATCATGTCACTGATTAATTCATAGCATAATTTAATGATGATTACCATtacaacttaaataaataatcgGCAATAATCTGATCAAGATTTTATTCCAATTACTATAAAAATAAGATAAAGTTTCAGAAAAGTATGCAAACAATACTCTCATTCCTATTATactaaatactcaatttataattCAATTACTAACTTGAACATTGGAATAGTTGTCAACCACCACCGAACCTCACCAATTTTTTGATATTCAGGAGACCTTCAATCCTACTAAATCCAGTATCCAAGAAATCCACGGCAACACCAATAAACTTGCTCAATCATGGTGAAGAAGAGTTTGACTTCAATCATCCAGTTCCTTACCAAGAATACGTCTTCATTTATCTCACTTCTCAATTGCAAACTTCATGAAGTTGAAGAAGGAAAATATGATAgtttctttataattttttttccttttctttttttctttataatttttttcttcttatttaagAGAATATTAAGATTATAGAATTatgcatattattattattttttttaattagaattcagactcattaataaattttttaaaaatttaatgtaTAACAactgaaaaaaaaataatcatatataaactcgatttattatatttatcacaatatataatatataatattaaaacatatatatttcacataatttatataaatttttcatattatAAACCTCATGGAGTTGAAGCTTCATAAAAAATGGACTTAATTTTTCATATAATTatggatttaattttttattatttatataaaattttttttattatttttgctgTGATAGTGGATTCTGAAAATTACACTGCTAGGTAATACGGTGCGCATAAAATGGGAATCATGCGCACGAATTGATTCACTGGCATTTTTGACTTCTCCACtaagttaaaagaaaaaaaaaaaaaaaaaagagtcatTTTTCCAAGATGTGATTCTCGAGCGATTCCCCTCCACTAGCACATAATCACAATATTCACATTTATAGACAACGACTCATCTCCATCACAATTTCTTAATCCAAAAATACAATGTGATGGATCATGCGGCCAAATTCAATGTTTTTAGAGTATGTGTTCTCTCTCACATTGAGATGAGACTCTCTACATAATATGTAGAATAAATGTACAAATATAAGatagaaaaaataatttagatCTAGTTTCGTCTTAAAAATTagctataaaaaataaaatttatccaatatattatatttaatataaagttTTCATTCTAATTCAtgcttaaatataaatatttgaataactaaaTATATTTATAGACTCTGAtatcattttaatattatttataaactcTAATCATCCtcaaattatacaatataaaaatacatttttaaaatatttaattattttgtttaaataatattaaaaaataatttttgttaatattaaaatattatttttatattgtataattaattaattaatttgtttatatatcaaataatttatttaaataaattatttaatatttaatatttttttaataataaaatattattttttatagtgtataaataataaataaaaatatttttttattatttaatattattaattggaatagtaataatttttaattttaattaattacataaaaatataaaaatatttttatattaaataattaaataattataatttttgttaattgagctaatttgagcataaattaaaatttataggttaaattgaattaaaagttaaaaatgaattaaattgaacCTCCTCGAGAAATACATGAGCAAAATGAACCTtattacattatatatatatatatatatatatatatatatatatatatatatatatatatatatatatatatatagagagagagacagacttttatttttatataatttaaaaaaatataattaatataattaaaatagtatttttttaatttattaaatactaaataatttatattactgGATTATCCATAAAGATactgaattttatttttaatgcatATTAAATGGGTGCAcactaataaattaataaataaattgttatttaaaaaagtaatttataaattatgatagGTGATAcacaatttataatatatatattcagtcttatatattttatattatgttatttgtatgtgaaaaatattttattgttgTATAACTATgggatttgattaaaattttataaataaataaaataataaataattaaatttatatatttaaaaaatactacTTATAAAATaatgttataataataaatttttcataataaattttatttttataattttttatttttattaacttaatttaaaaattataagtgtatatataacatgcatattataaaaaataaaaaattattatataataataataataattaatataataatattatataaaaaatatataaaaatattaaattataaatatattcaaTAAATACAGAAAACATATAATGCACTTGAAAAACtaatataaattaaatgagtGACAGCTAACAAATTAATAAATAGattgttatttaaaaaaatattttataattaatgatATATGATATgtagtttataaaaaaaaaattataaatttgtgtgtgaaaaatattttattgcgGTATTACCACGGGTCCGATTAAAATTTTATGGCTCCGCCCTCCAATTTACCAACCAATGGAGAATAGATGTGGAGCACCCAAAAAGGCCGCGCCAAATCCCAACATAGATAACGGGTTCAAAGTTCCGAGTTTCAGCATGACACCGTTGCTCCGGTTCACCTCCAACTTTAGCTCCACTCGCTCTTTTATGTTACCATTCCCTTCCCCTTCGAAACCTCCAATCTCAAAGCAAAAACTACTCACGAAGCGCCAGGAAAATCACCTCTATCTTACATCTCGAATCAGCATCTCTCGGAGAGACGCTGCTTTGCTCTCGTTCCTCACTCTTGCCCCTTTCCTCTCGCAACCTGCTCCTGCTACTGCATTTTCCATCGGCATTTGTACGCGCCACTAAATTTTGAGTTTATTTAATAAACTTTGGCTAATTGCTCCAGAAACCCTAATTTCTTAGTGGTTACGCAGCAGGACCCAAGGACTGGCTTAAGGAGCAAAAGAAGAAGGCCTCGAAGTTCCTCTTGGCACCTATCGATGCCTCCCGAGAAATCCTTCGCTCTGCCTATCTCTTACTCAGTGCGTTTTTTTTCCCCGGCCAATCTCTCTCCCTCTCTGCTCCTTATGGGTTAATTGCTTTAATTGGTGCtaacttttttctttttccttcacTGACAGCGACTAGTGAAGTGGAGTATACGACTAAGGAATTGGAGGAATTTCAAAGGCTGTTGAGATCTGCTGCCAGGGACTGTATTCCGCAAGAAAGGAATTCGTTTGTTGCGTTTCAGGCCAATACAGGAGTTGAGGTATATATTTGCGTAGCATTTAAAATCAAGCGGAGGATCAAGGAAATATATGATTGCAGTTTTATAAGAAAAGAGAAACAAATTCGCTATATTCGAATTAAAAGTTACTTTTAGGTTAATGAGGTTATAATGATGCACAGGTTTGCACTTTCCGGTTGATTGTGAAAAATGCATCTTCTTTGCTTGATAAAGAGGATCCTGCAAAGTTGGAAGCTGAAGCTATGCTAAATGATCTTATAAGGTAATGAACCTcccttttttataatattttcctTAAAAGGGGTGTTGCAGGCCTTTCCAAGAGTATTGCAAGGAAGGGTAAAATTATCAGCTAGGAGCTTTTTTTTTTGTTAGACGCAAAGTGAGCCTAGAGAAATTATGATCTTATATAATGTATGATTTATGATGGTTTGCACATATCTTATATTTTTGTACTGCAGATCTTTCACTTCTCTTAATGGTCTGGCGAATGAAACTGACATTCAAGTTACTTCCAACAGGTATATCTCTCAAATTAAGTCATGCAAGAACCATGTGTGTCTCTATTTCTGTCTCCATCTTACTCCACCTTCCAAGCAAAATGATTGTGACAAGGCTTTGTTTTCTACTTGGAGAAGTCTATTTTCATCaatctgaatttcttactaatgATAAAAATGTTCTTATAAAAAATGGTTCTTCTCACTACTTATCAAATTTTCCAAGAAGTGAAGTATTAGAATGTGTTTCCTTTAGTTTTCTTGGTTATTGTCAATGTCTTAATTTCCAAAGCAACAAGGACACGGTTTAAAACAGGCTTTCTTGTCAACATTTTGCTACATGAATGTTTAGGTTAGATTTTAGAAAGGTAAGTTTCTTGCTTAAGTTAGATAAaagttggatttttttttttggttggacGGGGGGGAGTTGTGGTGGCCGGGAAGGGGGGAGCACAAACTGAGTAAGGAGTAGATGAATTCTGTTAATAGACTATATCTGGATCCAATTACCTGAAAtttaacattttaaattttatgatttttttttagtcCAAGGAAATTTGAGAAAGAAAATATTTGGTTTTAATTCAATATGGCAGTGAGTTTACTTTGGAAAAGTCAGATGAATTGCATATCTTTCAGTTCTCTGCTCCTAAATTTTGGGGGAGTTGGGGGGTTGGGGAGGGGGGGGGTGTGTGGTGTGGGGTGTTGGGGGAGGGATCTAGGCTCTTAAATCTGTGAGAGCAAAAATATACTTGTATAAAATAATTACCATGAAATCTAAATAAAACATTTACATTTAGGAAAATAACAAAATCTTTTATTTAATAGAGATTAATGTTAATAATtgcaaataaaaagaaagttatatTCTCCATGTGTCAACTAAAATAAtaactgtaaaataaaatatttatcgaCAATCTACCTATGTTAGATATTTAAATTGTTCATGGACTTTTTCTTGACATCAAATGAATTtgtataattgaataatatcaaaTTTTCTAGCAATATCTTTCTTAATGCAAGTTATCAATGAGTTGCAAAATAGTCTTCCAACTAAAGAAATTATACCTTTTATTATGAGGGgatgaaatatatatatgtatatatatttcaaattaTGAGGGGCAATTACTTGTAAACCGTAGTCTTTTTTTATAACATATAATATCTATTAAAGGGTTTTCAAAAATGTTTGGGTTGTTGGGGGTGGGGGGCAGGAGAAGCAGCCACCCCCAGCCCACCAGAGATTCGTCTGATGTGGTCTTGGATTACAGATCGTGTCGTTGGATAAAGGCAAACAAAATGGGATTTGGATTTATTCTTTCCCCTACCTATTATGCCTAACTGTGAGCTCTCTGACAGAGCTCTAACCTTGCAAACTCAATGAGGGAGCTAGCAACctttgcaaaagaaaaaaaattatgatatgaAATTTTCCACACTTTACTCAGATTGGAAATATAGGTATACATGTTGGAAGAACATAATTAAAAACTAGAAGTTATACAGGATTGGCTTAATCTACTACTATAATTCTGGGATTGAAAACAATAAATTACTGGTAAAGTTTTGTGATTACGGAACCCATTATCCTGCATAATATCTTCCCTGATCACGTTTGTTTTCCTATTCCATTGAGCCGACTTGCTTTCCCTACTTTATTTAGTTGGACATCCAGCATCTTTCCACTTGGTCATCCAACCTCCTCTCACTTGGTCATCTGACCTCCTTTTTCTCGGTTGACCTCGCTTCAAGCCCATCGATTAGTCTCCCTTGCTAGGTCTGTATTAAACCTCCTTCCGGTCAATCATCCAACCTCCTTTCACTTGGTTGACCTCCCTTCAGCTCAGTTGATCGGTCTCCCATGCTAGGTCTATATCGCCACCACAATTTCAGTGGCACAAATTGTGAGGGGAATGAAATTTTGGAGAAAGATCTTATTAGATTGCCTCTTTTTTGAATGAGGTTGTTTTTGCTATACCTTAACTTTTTGTACATCATTAAATTaggagtcaaaaaaaaaaaagatgattaAGTTAGCTAGTTCTTGTTCATTGTTCAACTATGAATTGGGATTTGG harbors:
- the LOC110638116 gene encoding uncharacterized protein LOC110638116 isoform X1 is translated as MENRCGAPKKAAPNPNIDNGFKVPSFSMTPLLRFTSNFSSTRSFMLPFPSPSKPPISKQKLLTKRQENHLYLTSRISISRRDAALLSFLTLAPFLSQPAPATAFSIGISGPKDWLKEQKKKASKFLLAPIDASREILRSAYLLLTTSEVEYTTKELEEFQRLLRSAARDCIPQERNSFVAFQANTGVEVCTFRLIVKNASSLLDKEDPAKLEAEAMLNDLIRSFTSLNGLANETDIQVTSNSLQMHGHGHFLENRALYGYIRSHLHGSKSRKFSRLS
- the LOC110638116 gene encoding uncharacterized protein LOC110638116 isoform X2, translating into MENRCGAPKKAAPNPNIDNGFKVPSFSMTPLLRFTSNFSSTRSFMLPFPSPSKPPISKQKLLTKRQENHLYLTSRISISRRDAALLSFLTLAPFLSQPAPATAFSIGISGPKDWLKEQKKKASKFLLAPIDASREILRSAYLLLTTSEVEYTTKELEEFQRLLRSAARDCIPQERNSFVAFQANTGVEVCTFRLIVKNASSLLDKEDPAKLEAEAMLNDLIRSFTSLNGLANETDIQVTSNRKKVADALTNTISSLNKFELGVKDCL